In a single window of the Manis javanica isolate MJ-LG chromosome 16, MJ_LKY, whole genome shotgun sequence genome:
- the MYMX gene encoding protein myomixer, whose protein sequence is MPVPLLPMLVRTLLARLLLPAARLARQHLLPLLRRLAQRLGSHDMREALLGCLLFVLSQRHPPDAEEASRVARPERRGRLSPQK, encoded by the coding sequence ATGCCTGTTCCGCTGCTCCCGATGCTGGTGAGGACACTGCTGGCCCGTCTGCTGCTGCCTGCCGCCCGCCTGGCCCGCCAGCACCTCCTGCCCTTGCTGCGCAGACTGGCTCAACGCCTGGGCTCCCACGACATGCGAGAGGCTTTGCTGGGCTGTCTATTGTTCGTCCTCAGCCAGAGACACCCTCCAGATGCTGAGGAGGCCTCTAGAGTGGCGCGCCCGGAGAGGAGGGGGAGACTAAGCCCCCAAAAATGA